One genomic window of Candidatus Nezhaarchaeales archaeon includes the following:
- a CDS encoding ORC1-type DNA replication protein — MSKRIEDILKRVLVSNIFKDREKLRPDYVPDELPHREKEVEKLAEKLAPAVKGERPSNIFIYGLTGTGKTAVTRYVLKMIKDMAGRLQLEFKLMDSYVNCKVNNTNYSVLVSLCESLNEYVPFTGLSIPELFRRFMRALERTPSLMFVVLDEVDALVKQSGDDLLYKLTRINPDLKRSQVAIVGITNDLKFTESLDPRVKSTLAEEEMVFTPYTSEELEDILRQRARIAFKDGVLSDEVIPLCATLAAREHGDARRALDLLRVAGEIAEREGSLKVLETHVRRAQVEIERDRVIEVLRTMPLHGKLTLISTYLLEKAKVEPTTGEVYSIYKGLCRKLGIEPLTHRRISDLINELDMIGLATAKVVNRGRYGVTKLIKLSVPEGAIFEGLKEDERLTSFLGDVGRAAR, encoded by the coding sequence GTGTCAAAACGTATAGAGGACATACTTAAACGTGTACTCGTATCAAATATCTTTAAGGATCGTGAAAAGCTTAGACCAGATTATGTACCAGACGAGTTACCTCATCGCGAGAAGGAGGTAGAGAAGCTAGCTGAGAAGCTAGCTCCAGCTGTAAAGGGTGAACGACCTTCAAACATATTCATTTATGGTTTAACTGGGACGGGTAAAACAGCCGTCACTAGGTATGTCCTTAAAATGATTAAGGACATGGCCGGACGGTTACAGCTGGAGTTTAAGCTTATGGATAGCTATGTAAACTGTAAGGTTAATAATACCAACTACAGCGTACTCGTAAGCTTATGTGAGTCTTTAAACGAGTACGTACCCTTTACGGGGTTAAGTATCCCCGAGCTTTTTAGAAGGTTTATGAGGGCCCTTGAAAGGACGCCTAGCTTAATGTTTGTGGTCCTAGATGAGGTCGACGCGCTTGTAAAGCAAAGCGGTGATGACTTGTTGTACAAATTAACTAGAATAAACCCCGATCTTAAGAGATCGCAGGTGGCTATAGTCGGCATCACTAACGACCTTAAGTTCACCGAGAGCCTCGACCCTAGGGTTAAATCTACGCTAGCTGAAGAAGAGATGGTCTTTACGCCGTACACGAGCGAGGAGTTAGAAGACATATTAAGGCAGCGAGCCCGTATAGCATTTAAGGATGGAGTTTTAAGTGACGAGGTCATCCCCCTTTGTGCAACCTTAGCGGCCAGGGAGCATGGTGATGCACGTAGAGCTCTCGATCTACTAAGGGTTGCTGGCGAGATAGCTGAGCGTGAGGGCTCTTTAAAGGTTCTTGAAACACATGTACGCAGAGCTCAGGTGGAGATAGAGCGTGACCGAGTTATTGAAGTGCTAAGGACTATGCCATTACATGGTAAGCTAACACTAATATCAACTTATCTTCTTGAGAAGGCAAAGGTTGAACCAACTACGGGCGAGGTTTACAGTATTTACAAAGGCCTTTGCAGAAAGCTTGGTATAGAGCCCCTAACCCATAGGAGGATTAGCGATTTAATAAACGAGTTGGATATGATAGGTTTAGCTACGGCTAAAGTTGTGAATAGAGGACGTTATGGTGTAACGAAACTTATTAAGCTAAGCGTACCAGAGGGCGCTATTTTTGAGGGTTTAAAGGAGGATGAACGGCTCACCAGCTTTCTCGGCGACGTAGGGAGGGCCGCGAGGTGA
- a CDS encoding 30S ribosomal protein S7: MTKKPLTASEVGPVDIKLWGKWSTTDVVVNDPGLKRYICLKPCFIPHSEGRHERRRFGKADVPIVERLANHLMKIGKNQGKKVMALSIVKQAFEIIQLKTGQNPLQVLVKAIENSSPREETTRIAYGGIVYHQSVDVAPQRRVDLALRWLTEGARIASFGNPKSIEESLADEIILAANNDPKSHAIARKEEVERIAFASR, from the coding sequence ATGACCAAAAAGCCCTTAACAGCATCGGAAGTAGGCCCCGTTGATATAAAGCTTTGGGGTAAATGGTCAACTACTGATGTAGTAGTGAATGATCCTGGACTTAAACGTTATATATGTCTAAAACCGTGCTTCATACCGCATAGTGAGGGAAGGCATGAACGAAGAAGGTTCGGAAAGGCTGACGTGCCAATAGTGGAGCGATTAGCCAACCATTTAATGAAAATTGGTAAGAACCAAGGTAAAAAGGTCATGGCCTTAAGTATAGTTAAACAGGCGTTCGAGATCATTCAGCTAAAGACCGGGCAAAACCCGCTTCAAGTCCTGGTTAAAGCTATTGAAAACTCGTCTCCAAGGGAGGAAACAACACGTATAGCTTACGGTGGCATAGTCTACCACCAATCAGTTGACGTAGCACCTCAACGAAGGGTAGACCTAGCGCTTCGATGGCTAACCGAGGGAGCCCGTATAGCCTCCTTCGGCAACCCTAAAAGCATAGAGGAAAGCTTAGCGGATGAAATAATACTTGCAGCTAATAATGATCCTAAGAGCCACGCAATAGCCCGTAAAGAGGAAGTTGAAAGAATAGCTTTTGCAAGCAGATAA
- a CDS encoding 30S ribosomal protein S12: MATPLPGLFAARNLRKRYRKFRWRLRGFKRRMLRLDEKADPLEGAPMARGLVLEKVGVESRQPNSAVRKCVRIQLIKNGKQVTAFVPGDGALNFIDEHDEVIVERIGGPQGKAYGDLPGVRFKVIKVNGVSLKALMLGKKQKPVR; this comes from the coding sequence ATGGCGACTCCTTTGCCGGGGCTTTTCGCGGCGCGAAACCTTAGAAAGAGATATAGAAAGTTTAGATGGCGCTTAAGAGGTTTTAAGCGTAGAATGTTAAGACTTGACGAGAAGGCTGACCCTCTTGAAGGTGCTCCGATGGCTAGAGGGCTTGTACTGGAAAAGGTGGGCGTTGAGAGTAGACAACCTAATTCAGCGGTAAGGAAATGTGTTAGGATACAGCTAATAAAGAACGGGAAACAAGTTACAGCCTTTGTACCTGGCGATGGTGCTTTAAACTTCATAGATGAACACGACGAAGTTATAGTTGAAAGGATAGGGGGTCCTCAAGGTAAGGCTTACGGCGACCTCCCCGGTGTTAGGTTTAAGGTAATTAAGGTTAATGGAGTTTCCCTTAAAGCTTTAATGCTGGGTAAAAAACAGAAACCCGTAAGGTAA
- a CDS encoding DUF1947 domain-containing protein, whose protein sequence is MDTIFKAMPATMHFLSKKDTKDLLGMVLKQYPNMANLLKQKEKWMLIRFEGGVAYATGGKALFLEIDGNLIPTFYALKSYDFKLPKVIVDEGAVPHILNGADVLRPGIREVQGSFEANEVVVVVEEKHGVPIAVGNALIPWSAAVNAKRGKVVKVLHYVGDPVWKALNASKL, encoded by the coding sequence GTGGACACCATATTTAAGGCTATGCCGGCAACCATGCATTTTTTAAGTAAGAAGGATACTAAGGATCTTTTAGGTATGGTGTTAAAGCAATATCCGAATATGGCTAACCTTCTTAAGCAGAAGGAAAAGTGGATGCTGATTAGGTTTGAGGGGGGCGTTGCTTATGCTACTGGGGGGAAGGCCCTCTTCTTAGAGATTGACGGTAATTTAATACCGACCTTTTATGCTCTAAAAAGTTATGACTTTAAGCTACCTAAGGTCATAGTTGATGAAGGTGCCGTGCCACATATTCTTAACGGCGCTGATGTGTTACGTCCTGGAATAAGGGAGGTACAAGGTAGTTTTGAGGCTAACGAAGTGGTTGTTGTAGTTGAGGAGAAACATGGAGTGCCTATAGCAGTAGGTAACGCTTTAATTCCTTGGAGTGCTGCGGTGAACGCTAAACGCGGCAAGGTTGTTAAAGTCCTACATTATGTTGGTGATCCAGTCTGGAAGGCGTTAAATGCAAGTAAGCTTTGA
- the psmB gene encoding archaeal proteasome endopeptidase complex subunit beta produces MMTSLPPLNTKVLKGTTTIGVRCADGVILATDRRVTSGFYISNKRGRKIIRIDDHVAATIAGVVADAQMLMEQVKTAANLYKLTNSRPMPVKAVATITSNILFSSRFAPYIMQAIVAGVDYTGPRMFNLDPFGTLTEERYIATGSGSPMALGVLEAHYYDGITIKEALPIVVRAVNSSMKWDPGSGEGFDIALITSLGIREVPSEEYKEG; encoded by the coding sequence ATGATGACCTCTTTACCACCTTTAAATACTAAGGTGTTAAAGGGGACGACGACCATCGGCGTACGTTGCGCAGACGGCGTTATACTTGCTACCGATCGACGCGTTACTTCGGGTTTCTACATATCTAATAAGCGCGGGAGGAAGATAATTAGGATTGATGATCACGTAGCGGCAACCATAGCTGGAGTAGTAGCGGATGCCCAAATGCTTATGGAGCAGGTAAAGACGGCTGCTAACCTGTATAAGCTTACTAACTCAAGGCCCATGCCGGTTAAAGCTGTAGCAACCATAACCTCAAACATACTTTTCAGTTCCCGCTTCGCCCCATACATAATGCAAGCTATAGTGGCCGGAGTGGATTATACGGGTCCAAGGATGTTTAACCTAGATCCCTTCGGCACTTTAACCGAGGAAAGGTATATAGCTACAGGTTCGGGCTCGCCCATGGCATTGGGCGTGTTAGAGGCACATTACTACGATGGCATCACTATTAAGGAGGCACTACCAATAGTTGTACGCGCGGTTAATTCGTCCATGAAGTGGGATCCTGGAAGCGGTGAAGGATTCGATATAGCTTTAATAACGAGCCTAGGGATTCGGGAGGTTCCGTCCGAGGAATATAAGGAAGGCTAA
- a CDS encoding LSm family protein, producing the protein MEQQAINLLVNFLGNMILIKLKGGRALRGKLKSFDQHLNIVLEDAEELHDSGEAKKLGLVLIRGDNVIIVSPVPK; encoded by the coding sequence ATGGAGCAGCAAGCAATAAATCTACTAGTAAACTTTCTAGGTAACATGATCCTCATAAAGCTTAAAGGTGGTAGGGCTTTAAGAGGTAAACTAAAAAGCTTTGATCAACACTTAAACATAGTTTTGGAAGATGCTGAAGAGTTACATGATAGCGGTGAAGCTAAAAAACTAGGATTAGTACTAATACGCGGTGATAACGTCATCATAGTCAGCCCGGTACCTAAGTAA
- a CDS encoding beta-CASP ribonuclease aCPSF1 has protein sequence MNLQDPIAAIRDGILSCISKDAKVSKIEFEGPEIAIYVQNSSVITDNGDLVRSIARLIRKRIVLKSDPEIRKPEDEAKKIISQLIPRDAGLINVVFDKALGEVIIEVKKPGLVVGKDGALLRRILAETLWRPSVVRTPPVQSRIVTQVSSFIYRNSDYRYKVLKEVGRRINRPQLLRTNRVRVISLGGFLEVGRSAIMVEADGSRILLDCGVKLGSMNLSSELPELDTPEFNINELDAVVVTHAHLDHCGAVPFLFKYGYRGPVYCSKPTRMLMALLLLDYMDVAAREGREAPYDLNDVKTMLLHTIPLNYGEVTDIAPNVKLTLHNAGHILGSTMVHLHIGEGLHNIVYTGDFKFAKTKLLEASSYVFPRLETLIMESTYGAPSDVMPSREETEQNLINTVNTTLQRGGKVLIPVLSVGRAQEIMLVLAEAIDQKLIPSVPVYVEGMIQEATAIHTAYPEDLCRELKNKIFYEDQNPFLSENFITVKGRSARPEIVEGEPCVILATSGMLNAGPAIEYFKLLAENEKNCLIFVSYQVENTLGRRVQRGVKEVSIPGPNGKEELVKVNLEVKSIEGFSGHSDRRQLLRFIERVTPKPKRVIICHGEPSKSQNLAFTINKYFRIPVAVPSTLESIRLV, from the coding sequence ATGAACCTGCAGGATCCGATAGCTGCAATTAGGGATGGAATACTTTCATGTATATCTAAGGATGCTAAGGTAAGCAAGATAGAGTTTGAAGGCCCTGAGATAGCAATTTATGTTCAAAACTCCTCGGTGATAACGGATAACGGTGACTTGGTAAGGAGTATAGCGCGCCTCATCCGGAAGCGGATAGTTCTTAAGTCTGACCCAGAGATTAGAAAGCCCGAGGATGAAGCTAAGAAGATTATTAGTCAGTTGATACCTCGCGACGCTGGGTTAATTAACGTAGTATTTGATAAAGCTCTGGGCGAGGTCATAATAGAGGTTAAAAAGCCAGGCTTAGTAGTTGGCAAGGATGGCGCCCTGCTTAGACGTATACTGGCTGAAACCTTATGGCGTCCATCGGTTGTTAGAACGCCCCCGGTTCAATCGAGGATAGTGACACAAGTATCAAGCTTCATCTATAGGAATAGCGATTACCGGTACAAGGTCTTAAAGGAGGTGGGGCGCCGTATTAATCGTCCCCAGCTGTTAAGGACGAATAGGGTTAGAGTTATTAGCTTAGGCGGTTTTCTCGAAGTAGGAAGATCCGCTATAATGGTTGAAGCCGATGGTAGTAGAATACTTTTAGACTGCGGGGTTAAGCTTGGATCCATGAATTTAAGCTCCGAGCTACCTGAGCTTGATACCCCTGAATTTAATATCAACGAACTGGATGCCGTGGTCGTTACTCATGCACACCTAGATCACTGCGGCGCGGTCCCCTTCCTGTTTAAGTACGGATACCGTGGCCCGGTATACTGTAGTAAACCCACAAGGATGCTTATGGCGCTCCTTCTTCTGGACTACATGGACGTAGCCGCTAGAGAGGGAAGGGAGGCTCCCTACGATTTGAACGACGTTAAAACCATGCTTCTTCACACGATCCCGCTAAACTACGGTGAGGTAACCGATATCGCTCCTAACGTTAAGTTGACGTTACATAATGCGGGGCATATACTGGGCTCGACTATGGTGCATTTACATATAGGTGAGGGATTACATAACATTGTGTACACCGGCGATTTCAAGTTCGCTAAGACCAAGCTGCTTGAGGCTTCATCCTACGTGTTTCCTAGGCTTGAAACGTTGATAATGGAGAGTACCTATGGAGCCCCGTCAGACGTTATGCCTTCAAGGGAGGAAACCGAGCAAAACCTCATAAACACTGTTAACACAACCCTTCAGCGTGGCGGTAAAGTGTTAATACCCGTACTATCAGTTGGTAGGGCTCAAGAAATAATGCTGGTATTGGCTGAAGCGATAGATCAGAAGCTAATACCATCAGTACCGGTTTATGTGGAGGGGATGATACAGGAAGCAACCGCTATACATACAGCCTACCCGGAAGATTTATGCAGGGAGCTTAAGAATAAGATATTCTATGAAGATCAAAACCCCTTCCTCTCTGAGAATTTCATTACCGTTAAGGGTAGGTCGGCTAGACCTGAAATAGTGGAGGGGGAGCCCTGTGTTATCTTGGCTACGTCAGGTATGCTTAACGCAGGACCGGCCATAGAGTACTTTAAACTTCTCGCTGAGAATGAGAAAAACTGCTTAATATTCGTAAGTTACCAGGTTGAAAATACGCTTGGACGTCGCGTCCAACGTGGAGTAAAGGAGGTCTCTATACCAGGTCCCAACGGTAAGGAAGAGCTGGTAAAGGTGAACCTTGAGGTTAAATCCATAGAAGGCTTCTCAGGTCATAGTGATCGCCGCCAGCTATTAAGGTTCATTGAAAGGGTTACACCTAAACCTAAAAGGGTCATTATCTGTCATGGGGAGCCTTCGAAAAGTCAAAACCTAGCATTTACGATTAATAAGTATTTCAGAATACCTGTAGCCGTACCTAGTACCTTGGAAAGCATAAGACTCGTTTAG
- a CDS encoding DUF99 family protein, with protein sequence MSVNKVKAPAILGVEDGRIPPKGITYALLAGVLLKKFKIKDLRLTLIQVDGLDATLKLLEMVAPIKSKIDMIMLGGVSFAGFNLIDPVAIHEELKVPIIVISKDKPNNEEVYRALVKHFNDWTARWSVFEKLSRTSKIYEVVSNPKERPIYVEVVGISAEEASSIIRSVTIWGRLPEPIRAANLVAKGLSSLFLSEAKLRDFKTLQIDE encoded by the coding sequence GTGAGCGTAAATAAGGTTAAAGCCCCAGCGATCCTAGGGGTTGAGGATGGTCGAATACCGCCTAAAGGTATTACTTACGCTCTACTGGCTGGAGTTCTTTTAAAGAAGTTTAAAATTAAGGACCTACGCTTAACACTTATACAAGTGGATGGTTTGGATGCTACCTTAAAGCTGTTGGAAATGGTGGCGCCTATTAAGTCGAAGATCGACATGATAATGCTTGGAGGCGTCTCCTTTGCCGGTTTTAACCTAATAGATCCCGTGGCCATCCATGAAGAGCTTAAAGTGCCGATTATTGTGATCTCTAAGGATAAACCTAATAATGAGGAGGTTTACAGAGCGCTTGTTAAACATTTTAATGATTGGACGGCGCGATGGAGTGTTTTTGAGAAGTTAAGCCGCACCTCAAAGATTTACGAGGTCGTATCAAACCCTAAGGAGAGACCCATCTACGTGGAAGTTGTCGGCATTAGCGCAGAGGAGGCATCCTCAATAATTAGGAGCGTAACGATTTGGGGTAGGCTTCCAGAACCCATTAGAGCGGCTAACCTAGTCGCTAAAGGTTTAAGCTCCTTATTTTTAAGTGAAGCTAAGCTTCGTGATTTTAAGACTTTGCAGATCGATGAGTAG